Proteins encoded within one genomic window of Synechococcus sp. PCC 7335:
- the ldpA gene encoding circadian clock protein LdpA produces the protein MLTPVESLLHSCWFKLICGASYQDLPAVRNLALAYALAGADCIDMAADPAVVSAAKEGLAIAKRLAESADGQWQRPGYRSPLVMVSMSAGEDPHFRKAWFDANICPTDCSRPCEKICPAAAIAFEPKESGVISDRCYGCGRCLPVCPYGLIEAKSQPTSLDAIAQEVLTQADALEIHTHVGQQHAFANLWRAIKPWTEHLQLISISCPDGENLISYLKELQQIIGADPNSASENSDTKTILIWQTDGRPMSGDIGRGTTHAAIRLAQKVLAAELSGYVQPAGGTNQYTVTKLRALGLLPSLDTNLVATHTVSGIAYGSFARRLLMSVLEQNHYLEEVPHALQTAVTLAESLVTPLKQVAIGRSQAQ, from the coding sequence ATTCTTACTCCTGTTGAGTCATTACTCCATAGCTGCTGGTTCAAGTTGATCTGTGGCGCTAGCTACCAAGACTTGCCAGCAGTCAGGAACTTAGCACTAGCCTATGCTTTGGCTGGTGCTGACTGTATTGATATGGCCGCTGATCCGGCTGTTGTCTCGGCGGCTAAAGAAGGGTTAGCGATTGCTAAGAGACTGGCTGAAAGTGCTGATGGCCAATGGCAAAGACCTGGTTACCGCTCGCCTCTGGTGATGGTAAGTATGAGCGCAGGAGAGGACCCGCACTTTCGAAAGGCTTGGTTTGATGCGAATATTTGTCCGACCGACTGTAGCCGACCTTGCGAAAAGATCTGCCCAGCAGCGGCGATCGCGTTCGAGCCTAAAGAGTCTGGTGTCATCAGCGATCGCTGCTACGGGTGTGGGCGATGTCTGCCCGTCTGTCCGTACGGACTGATCGAAGCTAAATCGCAGCCAACCTCTTTAGATGCGATCGCCCAAGAAGTCCTTACCCAGGCTGACGCTCTAGAAATTCATACTCATGTTGGGCAGCAGCATGCTTTCGCTAATCTTTGGCGAGCTATCAAGCCCTGGACTGAGCATCTTCAACTGATTTCTATTAGCTGCCCTGACGGAGAGAATCTAATCTCTTATCTAAAGGAGTTGCAACAGATCATAGGCGCTGACCCTAATTCTGCTTCCGAAAATTCTGATACTAAGACTATTTTGATTTGGCAAACGGACGGTCGACCAATGAGTGGAGATATTGGCCGGGGTACAACTCACGCTGCCATTCGACTGGCACAGAAGGTATTAGCAGCAGAGCTATCAGGCTATGTGCAACCAGCCGGTGGGACTAATCAGTACACCGTCACTAAGCTGCGTGCATTAGGTCTGTTGCCGTCGCTAGACACAAACCTTGTAGCTACGCATACTGTTTCTGGAATCGCCTACGGCAGCTTTGCCCGGCGTTTATTAATGTCAGTTTTAGAGCAAAACCATTATCTTGAAGAAGTGCCCCATGCACTGCAGACAGCTGTAACACTTGCTGAATCTCTGGTCACGCCCTTGAAGCAAGTGGCTATTGGTCGATCCCAAGCTCAATAG
- the rplX gene encoding 50S ribosomal protein L24 translates to MVIKNKNAGKRFKMHVRTGDTVQVIAGKDKGKVGEVVAVNAKTSQVIVQGANMRTKHVKPQAEGESGQILTKEFPIHSSNVMLYSTKQKVASRVAYTINDDGRKVRTLKKTGEVLEN, encoded by the coding sequence ATGGTGATCAAAAATAAGAATGCCGGAAAGCGTTTTAAGATGCACGTTCGTACCGGTGATACGGTTCAAGTAATTGCGGGTAAAGACAAAGGTAAAGTCGGCGAAGTAGTCGCTGTCAACGCCAAAACTTCTCAGGTGATCGTACAGGGTGCCAATATGCGTACCAAGCACGTAAAGCCCCAAGCAGAAGGTGAGTCAGGTCAAATTCTTACTAAAGAGTTTCCGATTCATAGCTCTAATGTCATGCTGTATTCCACCAAGCAAAAGGTAGCTAGCCGCGTAGCCTACACTATCAACGATGATGGTCGGAAGGTTCGTACACTGAAAAAGACAGGCGAGGTTCTAGAAAACTAG
- the rplV gene encoding 50S ribosomal protein L22, whose amino-acid sequence MIDIDSDSQVKATAKFVRMSPRKVRRVLDQIRGRSYREALIMLEFMPYKSCEPILKVLRSAVANAEHNNGLDPVSLYISEAYADQGPVLKRFRPRAQGRAYQIRKPTCHIAIAVAPGTEA is encoded by the coding sequence ATGATTGATATTGACTCAGATTCTCAGGTAAAGGCAACGGCTAAGTTCGTTCGCATGTCACCTCGTAAGGTTCGCCGTGTTCTCGATCAAATTCGAGGTCGCTCGTACCGCGAAGCGCTAATCATGCTCGAGTTCATGCCCTATAAGTCTTGTGAGCCTATTCTTAAAGTGTTGCGCTCAGCAGTTGCGAACGCCGAGCACAACAACGGACTCGATCCTGTCAGCCTTTACATCAGTGAGGCATATGCGGATCAAGGCCCTGTACTGAAGCGATTTAGACCTCGCGCTCAGGGCCGGGCCTATCAGATTCGGAAGCCAACCTGTCATATTGCGATCGCAGTTGCCCCTGGCACTGAAGCATAA
- the rplB gene encoding 50S ribosomal protein L2, with protein sequence MGIRSYRPLTPGTRERTVSDFSTVTADKPEKSLTYSVHRPKGRNNRGVITCRHRGGGHKRLYREIDFRRNKFNVPAKVATIEYDPNRNARISLLHYEDGEKRYILHPIGLEVGATIVSGEDAPFEVGNALPLHRIPLGTTVHNVELVPGRGGQVVRAAGAGAQLVAKEGGYVTLKLPSSEVRMIRRECYATIGQVGNVEHRNLSLGKAGRKRWAGRRPEVRGSVMNPVDHPHGGGEGRAPIGRSGPVTPWGKPALGYKTRKKKKGSDAMIVRRRRRSSKRGRGGRNA encoded by the coding sequence ATGGGCATTCGCTCTTATCGACCACTCACACCCGGAACGCGCGAGCGTACCGTTTCAGACTTTTCTACTGTCACTGCTGACAAACCTGAGAAGTCTCTTACATATTCAGTTCATCGGCCTAAAGGGCGCAATAACCGGGGTGTTATTACCTGTCGTCACCGCGGCGGTGGCCACAAGCGTCTATATCGGGAGATTGATTTCAGGCGTAATAAATTCAACGTTCCAGCTAAGGTTGCAACGATTGAATATGACCCCAACCGCAACGCCCGGATATCTCTGCTTCACTATGAAGATGGAGAAAAACGCTACATTCTACATCCGATTGGACTAGAGGTTGGAGCAACTATCGTTTCTGGCGAAGATGCCCCTTTTGAGGTGGGTAATGCACTGCCGCTACATCGTATTCCATTAGGAACAACTGTTCACAATGTGGAACTAGTCCCAGGACGAGGCGGTCAGGTGGTTCGTGCGGCCGGTGCGGGCGCACAGCTAGTCGCCAAGGAAGGTGGCTATGTCACCCTCAAGCTCCCTTCTAGTGAGGTGCGGATGATTCGCCGTGAATGCTATGCCACTATCGGACAGGTTGGCAACGTAGAACATCGCAACTTATCTTTGGGAAAAGCAGGTCGCAAGCGTTGGGCAGGCCGCCGGCCCGAGGTTCGCGGTAGTGTGATGAACCCGGTAGACCACCCACACGGTGGGGGTGAAGGCCGTGCACCCATTGGTCGTAGTGGACCTGTGACACCTTGGGGAAAGCCCGCGCTAGGCTACAAAACTCGGAAGAAGAAGAAAGGCAGCGATGCGATGATTGTGCGACGGCGACGACGATCATCCAAGCGCGGTCGCGGTGGTCGTAACGCATAA
- the ndhN gene encoding NAD(P)H-quinone oxidoreductase subunit N, translating into MALIAFNKFTSDLEKAGALGVRMPLEGGHEGRYRRRVRSAGYECVYMTARGMGDLSAFLLDVHGVRPPHLGKKNMDDSATGDRYYLPPVVNYRLQSISPKSKGLLLWLIEGHILSNQEIEFLVALPSLEPRVKVVLEIGGERRMSWFPLKEAVAA; encoded by the coding sequence ATGGCACTGATCGCATTTAACAAATTTACGAGCGACCTTGAAAAGGCTGGTGCGTTGGGTGTGCGGATGCCATTAGAGGGAGGGCATGAGGGTCGCTATCGTCGGCGTGTCCGGTCTGCTGGCTATGAATGCGTCTACATGACGGCTAGAGGGATGGGCGATCTATCCGCCTTCTTGCTAGATGTGCACGGTGTGCGACCTCCGCACTTGGGTAAAAAGAATATGGATGATTCGGCAACAGGCGATCGCTACTATCTACCGCCTGTTGTCAATTATCGTTTGCAGTCCATCTCTCCTAAGTCAAAGGGACTACTGCTTTGGCTAATCGAAGGACACATTCTTTCCAATCAAGAAATTGAGTTTCTCGTGGCGCTACCCTCTCTCGAGCCACGGGTGAAAGTGGTTCTAGAAATCGGTGGTGAACGCCGGATGAGCTGGTTCCCTTTAAAAGAGGCTGTAGCTGCCTAG
- the rpsH gene encoding 30S ribosomal protein S8: protein MASNDTISDMLTRIRNATLARHQTVDIPSTKMTRSIATVLKEEGFIADSLDGGEGIDRKITITLKYKGKTRQPIITKLSRVSKPGLRVYSNRKELPRVLGGIGIAIISTSSGVMTDRDARRQGIGGEVLCYIY from the coding sequence ATGGCGTCTAACGACACGATTTCAGATATGCTGACGCGCATTCGGAATGCTACCCTTGCGCGGCATCAAACTGTCGATATTCCATCGACCAAAATGACTCGCAGTATTGCCACTGTACTGAAAGAAGAAGGTTTCATTGCCGACTCACTAGATGGCGGCGAAGGTATTGATCGCAAGATCACTATTACCTTGAAGTACAAAGGTAAAACTCGTCAGCCTATTATTACCAAGCTTTCACGGGTGAGCAAACCCGGTTTGCGAGTATATTCTAACCGAAAAGAACTGCCTAGAGTTCTTGGCGGCATTGGCATTGCTATCATCTCAACCTCTAGTGGCGTCATGACCGATCGCGACGCCCGCCGCCAGGGGATTGGTGGAGAAGTTCTTTGCTATATCTATTAA
- the rpsS gene encoding 30S ribosomal protein S19, giving the protein MSRSLKKGPFVADHLLTKIEKLNARNEKQVVKTWSRSSTIIPQFIGHTVAVHNGRQHVPVFINEQMVGHKLGEFAPTRTFRGHAKSDKKARR; this is encoded by the coding sequence ATGTCTCGTTCCCTCAAGAAGGGGCCATTTGTGGCAGATCACCTTCTCACCAAAATCGAAAAGCTCAATGCAAGAAATGAGAAGCAGGTTGTCAAGACCTGGTCTCGTTCTTCGACAATTATTCCCCAGTTTATTGGACATACTGTAGCTGTACACAATGGCCGTCAGCATGTGCCCGTATTCATCAATGAGCAGATGGTGGGGCACAAGCTAGGTGAGTTTGCACCGACTCGAACTTTTCGGGGCCACGCCAAGAGCGACAAAAAAGCTCGGCGATAG
- the rplD gene encoding 50S ribosomal protein L4, which produces MVDCVVKNWQGEEAGSVSLELKVASEENASHIVHRALVRQINNGRQGTASTKTRAEVRGGGRKPWRQKGTGRARAGSIRSPLWRGGGVIFGPKPRDYTTKMNRKERRLALRTAFQSRANEMTVVKDFAAELTQPKTKEALAALTRWEIDASAKVLMVFSERNDNVYLSLRNVPNVRMIDATNLNIYDILHADSLVVTESALEKIQEVYGE; this is translated from the coding sequence ATGGTTGATTGTGTAGTTAAAAATTGGCAGGGCGAAGAAGCGGGCTCAGTAAGCCTAGAGCTAAAAGTTGCCAGCGAAGAAAACGCTTCGCACATTGTTCACCGGGCGCTGGTTAGACAAATTAACAACGGTCGTCAAGGGACTGCTTCTACTAAAACTCGCGCCGAAGTCCGCGGAGGCGGTCGAAAGCCTTGGAGACAGAAGGGAACAGGCCGGGCCCGTGCTGGTTCTATTCGCTCTCCGCTATGGAGAGGCGGCGGTGTGATATTTGGTCCTAAACCTCGCGATTACACAACCAAAATGAATCGCAAGGAGCGACGCCTTGCCCTTCGAACCGCGTTTCAAAGTCGTGCCAACGAAATGACCGTAGTCAAAGATTTCGCCGCAGAGTTAACCCAACCTAAAACTAAAGAAGCTTTGGCTGCTCTAACTAGGTGGGAAATTGACGCGTCTGCCAAAGTTCTCATGGTCTTCAGCGAAAGAAACGACAACGTCTACCTTTCGCTACGCAACGTGCCAAATGTTCGAATGATCGATGCAACCAACCTAAACATCTACGACATTCTGCACGCAGACAGTTTAGTAGTGACAGAGTCTGCCCTCGAAAAGATTCAGGAGGTATACGGTGAGTAA
- the rpmC gene encoding 50S ribosomal protein L29 translates to MALIKIKELRALSDEELTAAIAETKRELFDLRFKKATRQLETGFHQFKHNRRKLAQLMTIENERRLTGSAATEQAAAQMVEEA, encoded by the coding sequence GTGGCACTTATCAAGATTAAAGAACTACGAGCACTGAGTGACGAAGAGCTTACGGCTGCAATTGCGGAGACTAAGCGTGAGCTATTTGACCTGCGATTTAAGAAGGCAACGCGTCAGCTAGAAACTGGATTTCATCAGTTTAAACACAACCGTCGAAAGCTGGCTCAGCTTATGACCATCGAAAATGAACGACGGCTAACAGGCTCTGCGGCAACCGAACAAGCAGCAGCTCAAATGGTAGAAGAGGCATAG
- the rpsC gene encoding 30S ribosomal protein S3 has protein sequence MGQKIHPIGLRLGITQEHRSRWYADKNRYPELLEEDHNIREYVIKNLANAGISDVHIERKADQIDLEVRTARPGVVVGRGGAGIESLRSGLQKQIKDDSRQIRINVVEVSKVDADAGLICEYITQQLERRVSFRRVVRQAIQRAQRAGVEGIKIQVSGRLNGAEIARTEWTREGRVPLHTLRANIDYAYRTAQTTYGILGVKTWVFKGEVIPGQESQPEESRAQPRRRQPRRRQQFEDRSNDS, from the coding sequence GTGGGACAGAAGATTCACCCTATCGGTCTTCGCCTTGGCATCACTCAGGAGCATCGCTCCCGCTGGTATGCCGATAAAAACCGTTATCCAGAGCTTCTCGAAGAAGATCACAACATCCGAGAGTATGTCATTAAAAATCTTGCAAATGCTGGGATCTCTGATGTACATATCGAGCGGAAAGCGGATCAAATTGATCTAGAAGTTCGCACTGCTCGTCCTGGTGTGGTTGTAGGCAGGGGTGGAGCTGGGATTGAATCACTGCGATCTGGGCTGCAAAAGCAGATAAAAGATGATAGCCGCCAGATTCGCATCAACGTCGTAGAAGTTTCTAAAGTTGATGCCGACGCAGGATTAATTTGCGAGTACATCACTCAGCAGTTGGAAAGACGAGTCTCCTTTCGCCGGGTGGTTCGACAGGCCATTCAAAGGGCTCAAAGAGCTGGCGTTGAGGGCATCAAGATTCAAGTTAGCGGTCGATTGAACGGAGCTGAAATCGCGCGTACTGAGTGGACACGTGAAGGTAGAGTACCGCTCCATACGCTTAGAGCCAACATCGACTATGCCTATCGTACCGCTCAGACAACCTATGGAATTCTAGGTGTGAAAACCTGGGTGTTCAAAGGCGAAGTCATTCCTGGGCAAGAGAGCCAGCCCGAAGAATCTAGGGCTCAGCCTCGTCGCCGTCAGCCCCGTCGCCGTCAGCAGTTTGAAGATCGCTCTAACGATTCATAA
- the rpsE gene encoding 30S ribosomal protein S5, with translation MADNRDNRRNKKNKNREKDSEWKERVVQIRRVTKVVKGGKKLSFRAIVVVGNEKGQVGVGVGKASDVIGAVKKGVADGKKHLVEVPLNKAYSIPHPMTGRAGGARVFMRPAAPGTGVIAGGAVRIVLELAGVRNILAKQLGSDNPLNNARAAAAAISSLRTLSGVAEERGIPVEKLYA, from the coding sequence ATGGCAGATAACAGAGACAATCGTCGCAACAAAAAAAATAAGAACCGAGAGAAAGATTCTGAGTGGAAAGAGCGCGTCGTTCAAATTAGGCGGGTCACGAAGGTCGTCAAAGGTGGTAAAAAACTTAGCTTCCGAGCCATCGTGGTTGTCGGCAATGAGAAAGGTCAAGTCGGTGTTGGTGTGGGTAAAGCCAGCGACGTTATTGGCGCAGTGAAAAAAGGCGTTGCCGATGGTAAAAAGCATTTGGTAGAGGTGCCCTTAAATAAGGCTTACTCTATTCCTCATCCGATGACGGGTCGGGCTGGGGGAGCTCGCGTTTTTATGCGCCCAGCAGCACCAGGTACGGGTGTAATTGCCGGTGGCGCCGTCCGCATCGTGTTAGAACTTGCAGGCGTTCGCAATATTCTAGCCAAGCAACTAGGCTCTGATAATCCTTTAAACAACGCTAGAGCCGCAGCCGCTGCTATCAGCTCCCTTAGAACTCTATCCGGTGTTGCCGAAGAGCGTGGAATTCCTGTTGAAAAGCTATATGCCTAG
- the rplO gene encoding 50S ribosomal protein L15 encodes MRLDDARPKAGSKKRRNRKGRGISAGQGASCGFGMRGQKSRSGSGTRPGFEGGQMPLYRRVPKLKHFTTVNQDVFTIINVKGLADLPTGEVTLASLMEAGVITSNDGPLKVLGDGEISTALNVKAAAFTKSAKAKIEAAGGSCEIV; translated from the coding sequence ATGAGACTAGATGATGCAAGGCCTAAAGCGGGCTCGAAAAAGCGCCGCAATCGCAAGGGAAGAGGTATTTCGGCGGGCCAGGGAGCTAGCTGTGGTTTTGGGATGCGCGGCCAAAAGTCTCGTTCCGGTAGCGGTACTCGACCTGGCTTTGAAGGTGGTCAGATGCCACTGTATCGCCGAGTTCCTAAGCTAAAACACTTTACAACTGTGAACCAGGATGTGTTCACCATTATCAACGTGAAGGGACTGGCTGACTTGCCCACAGGTGAAGTCACCCTAGCGTCTCTAATGGAAGCTGGCGTCATTACTTCTAATGACGGGCCGCTAAAGGTATTGGGTGATGGTGAGATTTCGACCGCACTGAACGTGAAAGCAGCCGCCTTCACCAAGTCTGCGAAGGCAAAGATTGAGGCTGCAGGTGGTAGCTGCGAGATTGTTTAG
- the rplN gene encoding 50S ribosomal protein L14: protein MIQQETFLNVADNSGARKLMCIRVLGGRKQYAGVGDIIVAVVKDALPNMGVKKSDVVKAVVVRTRKGIRRASGMSIRFDDNAAVLINQDGNPRGTRVFGPVARELRDKSFTKIVSLAPEVL from the coding sequence ATGATTCAGCAAGAAACTTTTTTAAACGTGGCGGACAACAGTGGCGCTCGTAAGCTCATGTGCATCCGCGTTTTAGGCGGTCGTAAACAGTACGCAGGCGTAGGCGATATTATTGTCGCGGTGGTCAAAGACGCTCTGCCAAATATGGGTGTAAAGAAGTCTGATGTAGTCAAGGCTGTTGTTGTTCGTACCCGCAAAGGTATTCGCCGGGCCAGCGGCATGAGCATTCGATTCGATGACAATGCCGCTGTTTTAATTAACCAAGACGGTAACCCCAGAGGAACTCGCGTGTTTGGTCCGGTTGCTCGCGAACTCCGTGATAAAAGCTTTACCAAAATTGTCTCGCTAGCACCGGAGGTACTTTAG
- the rplF gene encoding 50S ribosomal protein L6, whose protein sequence is MSRIGKQPVPIPKGVTVTIDGQMLTAKGSKGELSREFPPEIAIEQTGEEVVVTRVNESRNARQRHGLVRTLVANMVEGVSKGYEKKLEIQGVGYRASLQGQKLVMALGYSHPIEFDPPSGITFAVEKNTNVTVTGIDKEIVGNTAAKVRAARPPEPYKGKGVRYAGEQIRRKAGKAGK, encoded by the coding sequence ATGTCTAGAATTGGCAAACAACCTGTGCCAATCCCAAAAGGAGTGACAGTCACGATTGACGGCCAGATGTTAACCGCTAAGGGTTCTAAAGGTGAGCTCTCTCGCGAGTTTCCGCCTGAGATTGCGATTGAACAAACCGGCGAAGAGGTGGTGGTCACTCGTGTAAACGAATCTCGTAACGCTAGACAGCGGCATGGCTTAGTTCGTACCTTGGTTGCCAATATGGTGGAAGGCGTTTCAAAAGGCTACGAGAAAAAGCTAGAGATTCAAGGGGTAGGATACAGAGCTTCCCTTCAAGGGCAGAAGCTAGTAATGGCACTTGGCTATAGCCACCCGATTGAATTCGATCCACCTAGCGGGATTACGTTTGCAGTTGAGAAGAACACAAACGTTACCGTCACTGGAATCGATAAGGAGATCGTTGGGAATACAGCAGCAAAAGTGCGTGCCGCACGTCCACCCGAACCCTACAAAGGCAAAGGGGTTCGATATGCAGGCGAACAGATCAGGCGCAAAGCTGGCAAGGCTGGTAAATAA
- the rplR gene encoding 50S ribosomal protein L18 codes for MKTTRRESTRRRHSRVRRRVKGTSERPRLAIFRSNQHIYAQIIDDTEHQTLASASTLDKDAGTSSGSNKDAASTVGKLIAERAIAKDISQVVFDRGGKLYHGRVAALADAAREAGLKF; via the coding sequence ATGAAAACAACACGTCGAGAATCTACCCGCCGTCGCCACTCGCGCGTTCGTCGCCGGGTAAAAGGAACATCTGAGCGTCCAAGACTTGCTATCTTTCGATCCAATCAGCATATCTACGCACAGATCATTGATGATACGGAGCATCAGACACTAGCATCAGCATCGACTCTAGATAAAGATGCTGGTACCTCCTCTGGGTCAAACAAAGACGCTGCAAGTACAGTTGGCAAGTTAATTGCAGAGCGGGCGATCGCTAAGGATATTTCTCAAGTAGTCTTTGACCGAGGCGGTAAGCTCTATCATGGTCGAGTGGCTGCTTTGGCTGATGCGGCCCGTGAAGCAGGGCTGAAATTCTAA
- the rplE gene encoding 50S ribosomal protein L5 — MADSLKTLYLDKAVPKLKEQFGYTNPHQVPKLAKVTVNRGLGEASQNAKALESSINELAVITGQRPVVTRAKKAIAGFKIREGMPVGVKVTLRADRMYAFTNRLINLTLPRIRDFRGVSPRSFDGRGNYTLGLREQLIFPEVDYDSVDQIRGMDITIVTTATSDEEGRALLKELGMPFRDN, encoded by the coding sequence ATGGCCGATTCACTAAAAACACTCTATCTGGATAAAGCAGTACCCAAACTGAAAGAGCAGTTTGGATACACTAATCCCCATCAGGTTCCTAAGCTTGCTAAAGTCACCGTCAACCGTGGTCTGGGCGAAGCCTCTCAAAATGCGAAAGCATTGGAGTCGTCTATTAATGAACTAGCAGTGATTACTGGACAGCGTCCTGTGGTCACGCGGGCAAAGAAAGCGATCGCTGGCTTTAAGATTCGCGAAGGCATGCCAGTAGGCGTCAAGGTTACCCTACGCGCGGATCGTATGTACGCCTTTACCAACCGATTGATCAATTTGACTTTGCCACGGATTAGAGACTTTAGAGGCGTTAGCCCTCGCAGCTTTGATGGCAGAGGCAACTACACCCTGGGTCTGCGAGAGCAGCTTATCTTCCCAGAGGTTGACTACGACAGCGTTGACCAGATTCGCGGTATGGACATCACTATTGTCACTACCGCGACTTCCGATGAAGAAGGGCGTGCCCTTCTCAAGGAACTGGGCATGCCCTTCCGAGATAACTGA
- the rplP gene encoding 50S ribosomal protein L16, with protein MLSPRRTKFRKQHRGKMRGMAYRGNEINFGQFALQATECCWMTSRQIEAARRAMTRYIKRGGKIWIRVFPDKSVTMRAAETRMGSGKGNPEFWVAVIKPGRIVFEIAGVSEEVAREAMRLASFKLPFKTKFVVKEGEEG; from the coding sequence ATGTTAAGCCCAAGAAGAACAAAATTTAGAAAGCAGCATCGCGGCAAGATGCGAGGCATGGCTTACCGAGGTAATGAGATCAACTTTGGTCAATTTGCCCTGCAGGCTACCGAGTGCTGCTGGATGACTTCTCGTCAGATTGAAGCTGCTAGACGAGCAATGACTCGTTACATCAAGCGCGGCGGTAAAATTTGGATTCGCGTATTTCCGGATAAATCAGTCACAATGCGCGCAGCAGAGACCCGTATGGGTTCAGGTAAGGGTAATCCTGAGTTTTGGGTGGCTGTTATTAAGCCGGGTCGGATTGTTTTTGAGATTGCTGGTGTCTCGGAGGAAGTTGCCAGAGAAGCGATGCGTCTGGCCTCCTTCAAATTGCCCTTCAAGACTAAGTTCGTTGTTAAAGAAGGTGAGGAGGGGTAA
- the rplC gene encoding 50S ribosomal protein L3 — protein MSVGILGTKLGMTQVFDETGNAIPVTVIQAGPCVVTQIKTEKTDGYSSVQIGYGEVKEKALNRPKLGHLKKSGASPLRHLREYRVSDTGEFELGQALAADRFEAGQTIDVSGISIGKGFAGNQKRNNFRRGPMSHGSKNHRAPGSTGAGTTPGRVYPGKKMAGRMGSEKVTIRKLSVVRVDSDRNLLLVKGGVPGKAGTLLNITPANIVGQG, from the coding sequence GTGTCTGTCGGTATTCTTGGTACCAAACTTGGTATGACCCAGGTGTTTGATGAAACTGGAAACGCAATTCCAGTGACTGTCATTCAAGCTGGCCCCTGCGTTGTTACGCAGATAAAGACAGAGAAGACAGACGGCTACTCGTCTGTACAGATTGGCTATGGAGAAGTCAAAGAGAAAGCATTAAATCGGCCAAAGCTTGGTCATTTGAAGAAATCAGGTGCTTCTCCCCTTCGTCACCTACGCGAGTATCGCGTCAGTGATACCGGTGAATTTGAGTTAGGCCAAGCCCTGGCAGCAGATCGATTTGAAGCCGGTCAGACGATTGACGTTAGTGGCATTAGTATCGGTAAAGGATTTGCGGGAAACCAAAAGCGCAATAACTTTCGCCGGGGACCGATGTCTCACGGTTCTAAGAACCACAGAGCCCCAGGTTCGACTGGGGCAGGTACCACCCCTGGACGCGTATATCCCGGTAAGAAAATGGCTGGCCGCATGGGAAGCGAGAAAGTCACTATTCGCAAGCTGAGCGTCGTCAGAGTGGATAGCGATCGCAACCTACTGCTAGTGAAAGGGGGTGTACCTGGTAAAGCTGGTACTTTGCTCAATATCACACCTGCAAACATTGTTGGTCAAGGCTAG
- the rpsQ gene encoding 30S ribosomal protein S17 — translation MAAKERVGLVVSNKMDKTVVVAVESRVQHKKYDKIMVRTQRYKAHDENNTCKEGDRVKISETRPMSRHKRWVVADILSSSDL, via the coding sequence ATGGCAGCGAAAGAGAGAGTTGGCTTAGTAGTCAGTAACAAAATGGACAAGACTGTGGTGGTCGCGGTAGAAAGCCGCGTTCAGCACAAAAAATACGACAAGATTATGGTGCGGACCCAGCGCTATAAGGCTCACGATGAGAACAACACCTGTAAAGAAGGCGATCGCGTCAAAATCAGCGAAACTCGCCCCATGAGCCGCCACAAAAGGTGGGTTGTGGCTGACATCCTCAGTTCTTCTGATTTATAG
- a CDS encoding 50S ribosomal protein L23: protein MSKRYEAREMPDIIRKPLITEKATIALENNQYTFEVAPKATKPQIKDAIEQLFDVSVVGISTQNPPRKKRRVGQFIGHRAAYKRATVTLAPDDTITLFPDV from the coding sequence GTGAGTAAACGATACGAAGCGCGCGAGATGCCAGATATTATTCGCAAGCCGCTGATTACAGAGAAAGCTACCATTGCACTCGAAAACAACCAGTACACTTTTGAAGTTGCTCCCAAAGCAACAAAGCCCCAGATCAAGGATGCTATTGAGCAGCTCTTTGACGTCAGCGTTGTTGGAATCAGTACTCAAAATCCACCGCGTAAGAAACGCCGAGTCGGTCAGTTTATTGGCCATCGTGCTGCCTACAAGCGGGCAACTGTTACCCTCGCGCCAGACGACACTATTACGCTATTTCCAGACGTATAG